From the Streptococcus sp. 29887 genome, one window contains:
- a CDS encoding M13 family metallopeptidase: MTRLQDDFYEYVNGEWAKTAVIPDDKPRTGGFSDLADEIEKLMIDTTNAWLAGENVPEDSVLQNFVAFHKQVADYETRDRLGAEPAQALIAEYKALNSFEEFTSKLAEYELAGKPNLMPFGVAPDFMDATTNVLWADSLGIILPDTTYYEEGHEKGTELLKIWRESQEAILPKFGFSDEEIKDLLDKRLELDATIAKYVLSNEEGSEYAKLYHPYEWADFTALAPELPLDDFFTAILGQTPDKIIVPEERFWQAAKDIYSADNWELLKATLILKAAGAYTAFLSDEIRILAGAYSRALSGTPQAQNQEKAAYNLAQGYFNQALGLWYAGEKFSPEAKADVEAKVAKMIEVYKSRLETADWLAQETRDKAIVKLNVIKPYIGYPEALPERYYKKIIDPSKSLVENAIELNKIDIAHGWSKWNKPVDIKEWGMPAHMVNAYYNPQKNLIVFPAAILQAPFYSLEQSSSANYGGIGAVIAHEISHAFDSNGASFDEHGSLNNWWTEEDYAAFEARTQQVIDQFEGQDSYGAKINGKLTVSENIADLGGIAAALEAAKSEEDFSAEEFFTNFARIWRMKARPEFMQMLASVDVHAPGHLRTNIQLPNFDEFHETFGVQEGDGMWRAKEDRVIIW; the protein is encoded by the coding sequence ATGACACGTTTACAAGATGATTTTTACGAATACGTCAATGGTGAATGGGCAAAAACAGCCGTCATTCCAGATGATAAGCCGAGAACTGGTGGTTTTTCAGACCTAGCGGACGAGATTGAAAAACTCATGATTGACACGACAAACGCATGGTTGGCTGGTGAAAATGTCCCAGAAGATAGCGTTTTGCAAAACTTTGTAGCCTTCCACAAGCAAGTGGCTGACTATGAAACCCGTGACCGTTTGGGTGCAGAGCCTGCCCAGGCCTTGATTGCAGAGTACAAGGCTCTCAACTCTTTCGAAGAATTTACCAGCAAGCTGGCAGAATATGAGTTGGCAGGCAAGCCCAACCTCATGCCTTTCGGCGTAGCACCTGACTTTATGGATGCGACCACCAATGTTCTCTGGGCAGATTCTCTAGGGATTATCTTGCCAGATACGACCTACTATGAAGAAGGTCATGAAAAAGGAACAGAATTGCTCAAAATCTGGCGTGAAAGCCAAGAAGCGATTTTACCTAAGTTTGGTTTTAGCGATGAGGAAATCAAGGACCTCTTGGACAAGCGTTTGGAACTGGATGCCACGATTGCCAAGTATGTTCTGTCAAATGAAGAAGGTTCTGAGTACGCCAAACTCTACCACCCGTACGAGTGGGCAGATTTTACTGCCTTGGCACCAGAGTTGCCTTTGGATGATTTCTTCACAGCGATTTTAGGTCAAACGCCAGACAAGATTATCGTGCCTGAGGAGCGTTTCTGGCAGGCTGCCAAGGACATTTACAGTGCGGATAATTGGGAGCTTTTGAAGGCGACCTTGATTTTGAAAGCGGCAGGAGCTTATACAGCCTTTCTGTCGGATGAAATTCGTATTCTAGCAGGAGCCTATAGCCGTGCGCTTTCAGGTACACCGCAGGCTCAAAACCAAGAAAAAGCAGCCTACAACTTGGCTCAAGGCTACTTTAACCAAGCCCTCGGTCTTTGGTATGCTGGAGAAAAATTCTCACCAGAAGCAAAAGCTGATGTGGAAGCAAAAGTTGCCAAGATGATTGAGGTCTACAAATCTCGTTTGGAAACGGCAGACTGGTTGGCTCAGGAAACGCGTGACAAGGCCATTGTCAAACTCAATGTTATCAAGCCTTACATAGGCTACCCAGAAGCCTTACCAGAGCGTTATTATAAGAAGATTATTGACCCAAGCAAGTCCTTGGTGGAAAATGCTATCGAACTAAACAAGATTGACATTGCTCATGGTTGGAGCAAGTGGAACAAGCCTGTGGACATTAAGGAATGGGGCATGCCAGCTCACATGGTCAATGCCTACTATAACCCACAGAAAAACTTGATTGTCTTTCCAGCAGCCATTTTGCAGGCACCATTCTACTCTCTGGAGCAGTCTTCATCAGCTAACTACGGTGGTATCGGTGCCGTTATTGCCCACGAGATTTCTCATGCCTTCGACTCAAATGGTGCTTCCTTTGATGAGCATGGTAGCTTGAATAACTGGTGGACAGAAGAAGACTATGCAGCCTTTGAGGCCCGTACCCAGCAGGTCATCGACCAGTTTGAAGGTCAAGATTCTTACGGTGCCAAAATCAATGGTAAATTGACCGTGTCAGAAAACATTGCCGACCTTGGTGGGATTGCAGCAGCCTTAGAAGCAGCCAAGTCAGAAGAAGACTTCTCCGCAGAGGAATTCTTCACCAACTTTGCTCGTATCTGGCGAATGAAGGCCCGTCCTGAGTTCATGCAGATGTTGGCGAGTGTGGATGTCCACG
- a CDS encoding metal ABC transporter permease has translation MLEVLLILLAVGSSCGLIGSVLVVRNQAMLADALSHSVLLGIVLGFFVSHSLDSPLLLFGAAVFGLLTVLAIEGLHTRKLAQDAATGLLFTFFFALAVILISLFARNVHLDLDMVLMGEVLFAPLNRLDFLGLSLPLALVKSVGLLLVLLVFFFLNFQALTLYLLDKEQAKLQGIATKRLELGLIFLVSLTTVSSFEAVGSMAVIVFLVAPSMAALPWSKHFCQFLVLGQCCAILMIVLGFGLASWLDLTMSGTCSVMGLLTVCVSFFLKNALKI, from the coding sequence GTGCTTGAGGTCTTATTGATTTTACTGGCTGTTGGTTCTTCTTGTGGCTTGATTGGGTCTGTCCTGGTGGTACGCAATCAGGCCATGCTGGCAGATGCCTTGTCCCACTCGGTCCTCTTGGGCATTGTACTGGGCTTCTTTGTCAGTCACAGCCTAGATTCCCCCTTGCTCTTGTTTGGGGCGGCGGTTTTTGGTCTACTGACAGTTCTAGCGATTGAGGGACTACATACTCGTAAGTTGGCTCAGGATGCAGCGACGGGCTTGCTCTTTACCTTTTTCTTTGCCCTAGCGGTTATTCTCATCTCCCTCTTTGCCCGTAATGTCCATCTGGACTTGGATATGGTCCTGATGGGCGAGGTGCTCTTTGCCCCTCTTAACAGGCTTGATTTTTTAGGGTTATCGCTACCCTTGGCTTTGGTCAAGTCCGTCGGGCTCTTACTGGTCTTGCTGGTCTTCTTTTTCTTGAATTTTCAAGCTCTGACCCTCTATCTCTTGGACAAGGAGCAGGCTAAACTCCAAGGGATTGCCACCAAAAGACTGGAGCTGGGATTGATTTTTCTGGTTTCCTTGACAACGGTCTCGTCCTTTGAAGCGGTCGGCTCTATGGCGGTCATTGTTTTCTTAGTGGCCCCCAGCATGGCGGCCTTACCTTGGTCGAAGCATTTCTGTCAGTTTTTAGTTTTGGGGCAATGCTGCGCCATTCTGATGATTGTTCTAGGCTTTGGGCTTGCCAGTTGGCTTGACCTGACCATGTCTGGCACCTGTTCGGTCATGGGTCTTCTGACAGTCTGCGTCAGCTTTTTCCTAAAAAATGCCCTAAAAATTTAG
- a CDS encoding metal ABC transporter permease produces the protein MLDLLQDYSFWTVALGTLVLALAASQIGTISVLTRQSLIGDSLGHAAYPGIILSYMVFQSRQPLLLLIGAVASGYLSYGLVSWLCRGGRTSRVNALALVSAAFFGLGLVLKQYVQGNAAFQGVAQAGLENYVFGQAAFMQLDDVLLICLVALLALFLFGWHYQSIKLYLFDRQFAKLVGIPVEKIDRLTLFLMMSLIAVGLKVVGAILMSSFLIAPAVFGLLLGKSYGQTLVLAAGIAGFSALLGSYVSSVVTGLSTGPAIIVCLSLSSLVAFAYVTYIRKENAGA, from the coding sequence ATGCTTGATCTCTTGCAGGACTATTCTTTTTGGACGGTAGCTCTGGGAACCCTTGTTTTAGCCTTGGCGGCTAGTCAAATCGGGACCATTAGCGTCTTGACTAGGCAGAGTTTAATCGGAGATAGCTTGGGGCATGCGGCCTATCCAGGGATCATCCTGTCCTATATGGTCTTTCAATCACGCCAGCCCCTGCTTCTCTTGATTGGAGCGGTGGCTTCGGGTTACCTGTCCTATGGTCTGGTCAGCTGGCTCTGTCGAGGAGGGCGGACCAGTCGGGTCAATGCCTTGGCACTGGTTTCGGCAGCTTTTTTTGGACTGGGCTTGGTTCTCAAGCAGTATGTTCAGGGCAATGCGGCCTTTCAAGGAGTCGCCCAGGCAGGCTTGGAAAACTATGTCTTTGGTCAGGCTGCCTTTATGCAGCTGGACGATGTGCTATTGATTTGCCTAGTAGCCTTGCTAGCCTTGTTCTTATTTGGCTGGCACTACCAGTCGATCAAGCTCTATCTGTTTGACAGACAATTTGCCAAGCTAGTGGGGATTCCTGTGGAAAAGATTGACCGCCTGACCCTGTTTCTGATGATGAGTTTGATTGCGGTTGGCTTGAAGGTGGTTGGGGCTATCCTGATGAGTAGTTTCTTGATAGCTCCAGCCGTCTTTGGCTTGCTTTTAGGAAAGTCCTATGGCCAGACCTTGGTATTAGCAGCAGGAATTGCTGGATTTTCAGCCCTACTTGGAAGTTATGTGAGTTCGGTGGTGACAGGTTTATCGACTGGGCCGGCTATTATTGTTTGCTTGAGTTTGTCCTCTTTAGTGGCTTTTGCTTATGTGACCTATATCAGAAAGGAGAATGCAGGTGCTTGA